The proteins below come from a single Serratia fonticola genomic window:
- a CDS encoding nitroreductase family protein, translating to MHTLDAIEQRRATKQFDTQHVMTLDEKKALLNIALQNTPSAFNLQHWRPLLIEDRAQREHIREVAWGQAQVTDASMLVVLCGDLSSWESQVKNIWREAAEPVQQFMLPAVDQYYRGKAQVQRDEVMRSSGLFAQTLMLAAKAQGYDSCPMDGFDFDAVGKIINKPEHYQIALMVAIGKGISQPYPRIGKLPVDEIVQIDRF from the coding sequence ATGCATACACTTGACGCTATTGAGCAACGCCGCGCGACCAAACAGTTTGATACCCAGCATGTGATGACGCTGGATGAGAAGAAGGCGCTACTCAATATTGCCCTGCAAAACACCCCTAGTGCTTTCAACCTGCAACATTGGCGCCCGCTGCTGATTGAAGATCGTGCCCAGCGTGAACATATCCGCGAAGTGGCTTGGGGCCAGGCGCAGGTAACCGATGCCTCTATGCTGGTTGTGCTGTGTGGCGATCTGTCCAGCTGGGAATCCCAGGTGAAAAACATCTGGCGTGAAGCGGCAGAGCCGGTGCAACAGTTTATGTTGCCTGCTGTTGACCAATATTACCGCGGCAAGGCCCAGGTACAGCGTGATGAAGTGATGCGCAGCAGCGGTCTGTTTGCTCAGACGTTGATGCTGGCGGCCAAGGCTCAAGGTTATGACTCTTGCCCAATGGACGGCTTTGATTTTGACGCCGTGGGCAAGATCATCAATAAGCCAGAGCACTACCAGATTGCGCTGATGGTGGCGATTGGCAAAGGTATCAGCCAGCCTTACCCACGCATTGGTAAACTGCCGGTTGATGAGATTGTACAGATTGACCGTTTTTAA